The genomic DNA ttgcattgtttaatcatttaaaatttcgtcttTTGACTAACTTAATCACTCccaagtcatcaaattagcaaaatggcatggaaatggacaaaaataccatcgtctttattatgagaagaagatgaagacaggggtaaaaatgtcatttcacgaatggatgacgagggtatttttatccattcccatgtcattttgctaatttgataaCGTgtcagtgattaagttggtcaaaggacgacattgtaaatgattaaacaatgcaagggtaaattgtcaAAATTAACGATTACATGGACTAATTTCATTTTCCACATCACTTAAGTGCCGTTGAAGTTTTTTCTATGCACAAGTAGTTATATATATTTGGAACGGCATTTAGTTGCCACTATCAGAGAGTTGAATTAGAGTTAATTGTCGTTGAGGTTATTTGAATAATTTCATAGTGTTTTTcagtaaaatataaaatgtaaataacaattttctccaaatgaataaacaaataaaaagtcaATCATAGACTCTTATAGGTGTTAGGTGGCTACAAGCTAGATAAGTACAATTGAAAACTTTAACAATGAAAACAGTAAAATACATAAGATAAGATGCCACCATCAATAATACGAAACTGAAATGAGAAAAGAATATTCTCttctacaaataaaataaaataaaaatatcatacaGTAAGAAGGAAAAGAGGATGCaactaaatgaaaaataaaacaaaagagaatCATAAGTTTAAGATGTGATTAACAtggtaaaatgaaaaggaataaataagattaaaaaaagcaagctaagtaaaagaaaatatggaagaaaaaaatgttaaactcctaattttattttagaatggTCTAATTATTATGCTAATAACAGTTTTTATATGCACTCACGATTTTATATGCTAATAACAGTTTTTTTATAATCTATCTATGAATCAAGAGATTCACTAAATAATTCCCTACAAAACTGATACTAAGAAAGTTTAGGACTTTCCCACtttcacaaataaattaatatatatatgtgtaaccaaaaaaacaagTTGATATGTGAAAGATTATGAGAAGCATATGAACAAAATTAAGAATTAAGGAAAATATATGTGTTACCTTCAGAAGGGTCTGTAGTAGCGTTTGCAGTTTGAGCTTGTGCAAAGTTATGCAAACAGATGAAGACACAAAGAATAATACCAAGTGAAGAACCAAAAATACACTGTCTCATGGTGAATCTTCAAACAATAATCTTTCTATTTTGTAAACAATACTAGAGAAAGAACCCTAAGATTTTGTAGATTAAATACTAATTGCAGAGCCAAAGTTGGCGTCTCTGACTTGTaaattcattcatatatatGTAATAATAATGTTAACAAAATGTAAGATGGGCTTCCTCATATATAAATagtgtgatgtttttttttcttttttcttttttctaatataAGATTTAAGTGTTTCGTGACCATAACTCAGTTAGTAGcgatatgtatttttatatgtaGATGTCGatgttcgaacctcagacatcccacttattcatcttaaaaaatatgtattctaaCCGCTAACTAATTGACAAACAGAttcaaaaaatgtataataattgAAGTTGAACTTTTGCGATAAATCAACTCGTTACCGAGTAGCATGGTGTCATCATGGTctttgatattgattttaattaattaattaattaattaataattataataagcATGGTGAAAAGTTTACGTTGATTTTGATTTGGCAGACGACCGTACATTTAGGACCTTGTCAAAAAATGATCCACTAGACATTTCTAATGTGAATTTGGCTTTATTTGAAGCGTCCTTTTAAGTTGGTTGAGACATTTTCATATTGCAAGTTGGGAAAGTGGTATGTGTATAAAATCGTACATTAATAAATGTATTACCCCACCAACTAGGGTAATCAACTctgtatttgtttttatttaatttaattaaatgatattcatatttaattataaccGCATGTGATCACATTTGTTAGTTGAAACTAATTTGATAGTAAGACTTTGAATATATATTTACCACCTTCCCAGTGGCGGAGCCTTTCATGGACTGGAGTGGGCGGCCCAtccggaaaaattaaaaaatcaacgattataggtTTATTTTGCGAggttttatgcaattttgtgttggttttatgttttggttgatccaaattcctgcaaagtggtgtagtggcccactcgaaaatttaaataattcaattataggtctattttgcaagattttatacaattttatgtcggttttaggttttggttgatccaaattcccgcaaattggtgtagtggcccacccaaaaagtttaaataattcaattataggtctaatttgcgagactttaaacaatttttcaatagttaattttagtggcccatCCTGACATTTTTTTCTGACTCCGCCAGTGAGTCCTTCCTCTATTTCACTTTACGCAAAGCCTAGCAATATCATCAAAGAGGAGTTGATTTAGTTCATTAGGATTAGGATGAGTCTCCataacaaacaaatttaaatgattcataTGAATGTTAAAGTTTGCAAACCAATAACCTCTCACATTTTCTCTACATAAGTATGGTTGATTTGCAAATATCGTCTTAACTTTAACAACTTCTAGATATAGTGAACCAAAATAATGATGTTTCCATTGAATTTGGAATCCTAAAAAATAATGTCGATCAAAATCTTTGAGTCACTTAGCTTCTACAATAAGATGAGAAATATCCTCCCTTCATGCCATTTTCAAGTCCAATTACATATCCCACATCTTAACAAACATGGCAAGCTCCAATATTTTTAGTTTGACTTTTAATCCATCATCAACCTCTTGCGTCCTGCTCCATCTTATGTACATCTTTCGGTCACAAATATATGTaaaaatcaatgttttaaattcattcaataaattatgtatgtggtctttattgtagacaacatacatcatttattgaatgaatctaaaatatgaactttttgcttatatttatgaCATAGTAAAATTCAAATGAAGGCATAAACACAAAATAGAAATAACACGAGGAGGAGTATGAAATCATAAGATCTCATTGTGTATATAAATGATTATTTGTCCTTTTTTTATTCCTACAAAACTTCCAagatataaattattgtataaaaCACAACAAGTAATGTACTAGGACATTTGGAgtgatgatgaatatgattatAAATGGTGATCCATTTCAAAAGATAGACACTCCCTCAATTCTGCCAATATTTGGCTAATGTCTGGCCTTTCTGTTGCATTTGGTGAAATGCATGACATGGCAATCTCTACAACTTTTTGTGCTGAATTTATGCTAAACTCACCCTCCAACTTTGGATCAAAAAGTTTCTCAATATCTCCTTCTTCAATTACAGGAATAACCCATTCAAGTATGTGAATGTTTTCTCCAGCTGCTCTTATTATTGCTTCATGACCAGTGATCAACACAAATAGAATTATTCCAAAGCTGtagatatcattttttttatttgtgtttcctGTTCTCTGATATCtattaagaaaacaaacaattcaaacaaaattagtGATATTGACCTAATTATCATATTGTTTCTTGTCAATCTAATGttcaattatataaattatagataaaaaaaaacaaatattttttgtcaaaaatattattaatatagcagcCGAAAAGTCTTATTGAGAAACTATATGCCACAAAATATTGAAATctggtctttttttttataatgtcaTTTCGTACTTACGCAGGATCAACATAACCTAGTGTACCAGCAGGTTGAGTCGATATATGAGAATCAATATCGTTACCGAAAGCTCTACTTAGGCCAAAATCAGCTATCTTGGCTTGCATATTCTCATCTAGTAATATGTTGGTAAGCTTCAAATCTCTATGCATAATTGCTGGTTTACATCCATTATGCAGATATTCCAATCCTGAAAATCTAACAAATTAGTTCAATGTAAAGGGTAGAATATGCAAGAAACATACCAAAAAGTGCACATTACCATATGCTGCATCAACTGCGATTTTGAGTCTCTCATTCCATTTTAAGACATTTGCATAATCTTCTACATGCAAATAGATAGGCATTAGTCTTGTAGTTTTGGATAATCACTctttaaaatgaaaacatagAAAAAAATATCTTCCGAGTGGATTAGGTTTTATATATTTGACATAAAATCTACCGATGTGGAGAATTATCTAAGTGGATTAGGTTTCCTGGCAcgtcattaaaaatattttttaaatgggaACCAATTTCAAGAACGAAGAAAAACAAGGAGACCAAAGCTGCAATTAAGCCAGCTAAAGACAAACGATAATTACCTAACAAGTGTTGTTGAACATTTCCGTTGCCCATGTATTCATAAATCAATGCCTTTTTTTCACCTTCATCACAATACCCAATGAGAGAGACCAAATTTCTATGATGAACAATCATTAGAAGTTGCGCCTGCATTTTGAGTAATATCATCTCTAGCAAAGTTAAATATGGAAAATATTGTATGATTAACTTGAATCCAATGACTAACCTCAGATTGAAATTCCTTATAACCTTGCTTTGATGATTTTGAAAGCATTTTTACCGCTACTTGAGTGCGATCATGTAAAATGCCAATGTAAACTTTTCCAAATCCTCCTTCTCCAATAACTGTTTTGAAGTTATCAGTAATATTGAGAATTTCAGTGTAACTGAATGTTTGATGCTTTGATTTCATCCAACGCCTTTTCTTAGAATTTGAGCACGTAGCTACTACATTGATAAATAAAGTTGAATGAAAATAAGCATGGATATGGAAAAAACTTAAACATGAATGTGGATATAGAGATTGGAACAAAACCATTTTCTGTCATATCTAGTAGTAGATTTCTACTACTAAGAATTTGTTTATGACTTCAACATAATGTAATGATCATTCAATTATTGAAGTACCTTTTAGTGTTCTGAATATCCAACATACAAGAAAAATCGAAACCATTACAACTAATGCAATAAGTGGTACTAAAAAATCGTTCTTTCCACATGATTTCGTCATACAAAGATCAGGATTATCATCTACACTGAAAAAAGTCAAAGGTGACAAAGTATTAGTTATCATATCAttgatgatatttgtataaGACTGACTTTTAGGTTACTTGATTATGTATTTTGTATTTCGTTTGGTGGACAATCgacaacacaaataaaatagaaacataAGTTTACAACAATACTCTTTATGATCTCAAACTATCAAATTGGTAACTTTGAACATAGAGGAGCATACCTCAATGACAGTGAACCTGTTTTATGTCTCTCAAGGAGTTCACTTGGAACAAACCCTCTAAGTTTGTTCTTCCTCACATTTCTGCCAACACATGACAAATAAAtatgacacatttttttttatatatcttttatGCTAATAATCAATGAAATTACATTTGATTCATCGGCATGGGACTTACAAGACTTGCAGTGATTGCAGTTGCACCAGAAAATCAGGTAAGGGACCGTTCAAACTATTGTTTGATAAATCTCTGAAATGACAGAATTTAAATGCATAGTTAAAATTTTGAATCTCTAATAAAGAGAGAATAATAATCTTACCGAATGCATATGGTTTCACCGTTTAACGAAATGAGATTTATCCTAAAAACCGTCTCCCCAGCTTGCAGGCATAATGCAATGCGTATATTTTAGTATATATTtgagattttgaaaaagttaaattaacaatatgatagataatcatataacatttcAATCATAGTTAATAtcgtttagaaattttttattgcttcattaatttaaaaaagaaaaataaggttTTCCCTAAATTCCCAGATCTTCCGTCCGAACATACCCGAGGCCGCCCTTAATCTAACCTAATTATGAGATAAGGAACTCACAAGTTTTGTAACATTGTGAGCTTTGAGATGTAAGATGATATATTCCCTCTCAGTCCACTTGAAGACAAATTCCTGGTTGGTTCCATTTCCATATATACTTTAAGTCAgaggataattgaagtttttgaattatatttgcATATGGTTTATTTAAGGAATAGTAAACTTACAAAGATGTGATTCTTGGGATGCTATATCCATCAATGCTACAATTTAGGCCTTCCCACATATAATTCCCAGGACCACATGGATCTCCTTGCCAATTTCTAGCCACCTTATAAGCATCCTTGACGTTTGTGATAGCATCAACTAGTATTTGGTATTCGAAAAAAACAGTTCAGTAAGGTTTTAAAGCCAATTTGCAGATAGTTTACTTTACACCACAAAATGACACAAAAAAACTCATATACTACCTCCTCCGTcactaaatatttaatttattgacTATTACCGTTGTCTTATAAATTTACCTATAATGAGAGAATTAATTTATACATTCATCATTATATGTtgataaaaagaataattaacgcagttgaaaataagaaaatatattaagagGGTCTTATACTAACGGACGGAGGTTGCAGtatgtttttcaaataaactaAAGAGCCAGCTTACCATCATCCTGTTGAGTTTCTGATTGTGAGAAGACTTTTCCCATATAAATCTCAAATGCATTTAGGATGGGTGGAAGGGTTGAATTCTGTGTCCTAGAAAGAGAAATTTGATACCTTGTGGCTCCAGTCAAAGGTGTTGCACCCGCAACGGTTCTTACTTTCAAGAACTTGTTGAAGTCTCCTTTCAAAACATTGTCATTGATAGTGATATTTGGTTCTCTAGTTTCATTTCCAGCCAGTTTCTCAACCTCATTAAAGTACAAATAGAAGTGGAATTGGTCATTTACATTATCTGCATCCCAATGAAATTGTAATGGAGCACTGGCATTTACTGGTGTAACAGCAGTGCTCATCACAATTGCTGGTAGTTCATAAATATTCGGAATTGGTAGATTTACATTCTTAACGGAGGTATTTAATCGTCTGCAAACACTTGGTAATTTACACGGCATCCAGTTGCGGTCATAAACATCCTTTCTGTACCTGATGTTTGTACATGGCCAAAAAAATATAGTTGGATATATCCAATACTTTTCAACTGGGTATTGAACAAATTATAGAAACGTATAAACGTGCAAAAATCCGTAGCTTATTGCTCCTTTAGGAAACGGTTTTTCATCCGTGGGATAAAGTTTCGTTGCCTAAAGTGAAAAATGGTGCAGTGATAATTAGTGTACTGCTAGATGATTCCATGCAATGTATTCTAGTTAATTACCTGTATTTTATGTCTGTCGTGGAACCTAAATTGCATCGCTTGATGAGTGATAATACTGATTTAGGTTCGTATGTGCCATAAGCCGTATACGTATTGTTCATAGCCCTCAATTCTATGGCTGAAATGAATGGAGTCCCTTTGCCTGTGTTAACAAGACATGGTTTTATGTAATCTACTGATGGAGTGTAAATAATCTCCTTGATAGTGATGTGTGATGCATTGGAGAACAACTTCACTGTATCCCACACATTAGCTCCAAAATGAAGATCAAATTGTGGTGGTTCATTTAGATTATCATAGTTTCCATAATAGAAAGAAGCTCTTATTAAATATTTAGTACCACTTGTTACATTTATTTTGTAACAGTTTCTCACTCCACTTGGAAAGCTCCTCACTTTCTCTAGTTCCTGTCGAGAAAACTCTTTCGTAGGTTGTATGCTCTTACTTACACCTTTATCGAGGATGAATTTGGCATCTGAAATGTAATTTATGCCTGTCTCCAACGAAGAATAGTTCGCATCTTCAGGTCGCCCACAATCTAAGCTAATGAATCCTGATACATATAAATTTATGAACAAATTAAGATAACTTCAGCTACAAAAATAATTACTGGGAACAATATGTGACATGAAGTAGGTATAGACAAATTCGAAAACAAACCTGATTGATCCTGAGCTTGTATCAAAACCAAAATAGTAAGGACTGAAGATAGTACAGAAAGAAAATGGGGTAACATTATCATCAATCTTGTTCTTGTATAAATGCTAATACAAGGAAGCATTTATACAGTTAGAGAATTTCATTCCACTTCAATTTGCATACGCAAAAAGCTgtcaaattttctattttttaaatatttattttagacaCCTAAATTCGATTTCTGGTTGAACAATTTTTATCCAGACTTTACTTATCTTTCAGCCGAACTCTGTATTACTAGCGCCTCTGGAGTTTATGAAGAGCTACATTATCAAGCAACAACTTGAATCTTTGATTGATTCAGAAGACTCATAGGTCGTTGGATGAGACACTATTGAGTATTAAGTATTCTACAATGCTTGTTTTCAAGCAACAACTTGAATCTTTGATTGATTCAGAAGACTCATAGGTCGTTGGATGAGACACTATTGAGTATTAAGTATTCTACAATGCTTGTTTTCATCAGAGGGCTAATTGATTCAGAGACTCTACAATTGATTTAATTTGAAGCAGTATCAGATGCTTCTGCGCTTggacaattattttatttatttatactattTGCTTGTTTgtctattttattataatatttataacccccctccaaaaaaaatattttattattatactaGTGTATCATCTTGGCGTAGGTcgagttatatatatatatatatatgagatttgCTCAGCGGCGAAGCTCGCAAAAAATTTATGCAAGGGCCAACTataaagaagattttttttttaaaacaaacatattaaatttaagaataaaatatatttttagccctataaattataatttagggttaaaaaaactattcagtttttttctttgtttttaaatttttttttttaaaaaaaaaaaagtgtttttagtcctgaatttaatctctaacaaaaaattaaggactaaaattaacaaatcttagtcttttcaaatgtaaataaataggttatttgcaagaaactcattgtacatttaatttgtctatgactattgttttgatcatttttattgttgaaaaaggtttctttattgttgttattgagaCGGGAA from Medicago truncatula cultivar Jemalong A17 chromosome 8, MtrunA17r5.0-ANR, whole genome shotgun sequence includes the following:
- the LOC25502465 gene encoding probable LRR receptor-like serine/threonine-protein kinase At1g05700 isoform X2, which gives rise to MLPCISIYTRTRLMIMLPHFLSVLSSVLTILVLIQAQDQSGFISLDCGRPEDANYSSLETGINYISDAKFILDKGVSKSIQPTKEFSRQELEKVRSFPSGVRNCYKINVTSGTKYLIRASFYYGNYDNLNEPPQFDLHFGANVWDTVKLFSNASHITIKEIIYTPSVDYIKPCLVNTGKGTPFISAIELRAMNNTYTAYGTYEPKSVLSLIKRCNLGSTTDIKYRYRKDVYDRNWMPCKLPSVCRRLNTSVKNVNLPIPNIYELPAIVMSTAVTPVNASAPLQFHWDADNVNDQFHFYLYFNEVEKLAGNETREPNITINDNVLKGDFNKFLKVRTVAGATPLTGATRYQISLSRTQNSTLPPILNAFEIYMGKVFSQSETQQDDVDAITNVKDAYKVARNWQGDPCGPGNYMWEGLNCSIDGYSIPRITSLNLSSSGLRGNISSYISKLTMLQNLDLSNNSLNGPLPDFLVQLQSLQVLNVRKNKLRGFVPSELLERHKTGSLSLSVDDNPDLCMTKSCGKNDFLVPLIALVVMVSIFLVCWIFRTLKVATCSNSKKRRWMKSKHQTFSYTEILNITDNFKTVIGEGGFGKVYIGILHDRTQVAVKMLSKSSKQGYKEFQSEAQLLMIVHHRNLVSLIGYCDEGEKKALIYEYMGNGNVQQHLLDYANVLKWNERLKIAVDAAYGLEYLHNGCKPAIMHRDLKLTNILLDENMQAKIADFGLSRAFGNDIDSHISTQPAGTLGYVDPAYQRTGNTNKKNDIYSFGIILFVLITGHEAIIRAAGENIHILEWVIPVIEEGDIEKLFDPKLEGEFSINSAQKVVEIAMSCISPNATERPDISQILAELRECLSFEMDHHL
- the LOC25502465 gene encoding probable LRR receptor-like serine/threonine-protein kinase At1g05700 isoform X5; the protein is MLPCISIYTRTRLMIMLPHFLSVLSSVLTILVLIQAQDQSGFISLDCGRPEDANYSSLETGINYISDAKFILDKGVSKSIQPTKEFSRQELEKVRSFPSGVRNCYKINVTSGTKYLIRASFYYGNYDNLNEPPQFDLHFGANVWDTVKLFSNASHITIKEIIYTPSVDYIKPCLVNTGKGTPFISAIELRAMNNTYTAYGTYEPKSVLSLIKRCNLGSTTDIKYRYRKDVYDRNWMPCKLPSVCRRLNTSVKNVEKLAGNETREPNITINDNVLKGDFNKFLKVRTVAGATPLTGATRYQISLSRTQNSTLPPILNAFEIYMGKVFSQSETQQDDVDAITNVKDAYKVARNWQGDPCGPGNYMWEGLNCSIDGYSIPRITSLNLSSSGLRGNISSYISKLTMLQNLDLSNNSLNGPLPDFLVQLQSLQVLNVRKNKLRGFVPSELLERHKTGSLSLSVDDNPDLCMTKSCGKNDFLVPLIALVVMVSIFLVCWIFRTLKVATCSNSKKRRWMKSKHQTFSYTEILNITDNFKTVIGEGGFGKVYIGILHDRTQVAVKMLSKSSKQGYKEFQSEAQLLMIVHHRNLVSLIGYCDEGEKKALIYEYMGNGNVQQHLLEDYANVLKWNERLKIAVDAAYGLEYLHNGCKPAIMHRDLKLTNILLDENMQAKIADFGLSRAFGNDIDSHISTQPAGTLGYVDPAYQRTGNTNKKNDIYSFGIILFVLITGHEAIIRAAGENIHILEWVIPVIEEGDIEKLFDPKLEGEFSINSAQKVVEIAMSCISPNATERPDISQILAELRECLSFEMDHHL
- the LOC25502465 gene encoding probable LRR receptor-like serine/threonine-protein kinase At1g05700 isoform X3, producing MLPCISIYTRTRLMIMLPHFLSVLSSVLTILVLIQAQDQSGFISLDCGRPEDANYSSLETGINYISDAKFILDKGVSKSIQPTKEFSRQELEKVRSFPSGVRNCYKINVTSGTKYLIRASFYYGNYDNLNEPPQFDLHFGANVWDTVKLFSNASHITIKEIIYTPSVDYIKPCLVNTGKGTPFISAIELRAMNNTYTAYGTYEPKSVLSLIKRCNLGSTTDIKYRYRKDVYDRNWMPCKLPSVCRRLNTSVKNVNLPIPNIYELPAIVMSTAVTPVNASAPLQFHWDADNVNDQFHFYLYFNEVEKLAGNETREPNITINDNVLKGDFNKFLKVRTVAGATPLTGATRYQISLSRTQNSTLPPILNAFEIYMGKVFSQSETQQDDVDAITNVKDAYKVARNWQGDPCGPGNYMWEGLNCSIDGYSIPRITSLNLSSSGLRGNISSYISKLTMLQNLDLSNNSLNGPLPDFLVQLQSLQVLNVRKNKLRGFVPSELLERHKTGSLSLSVDDNPDLCMTKSCGKNDFLVPLIALVVMVSIFLVCWIFRTLKATCSNSKKRRWMKSKHQTFSYTEILNITDNFKTVIGEGGFGKVYIGILHDRTQVAVKMLSKSSKQGYKEFQSEAQLLMIVHHRNLVSLIGYCDEGEKKALIYEYMGNGNVQQHLLEDYANVLKWNERLKIAVDAAYGLEYLHNGCKPAIMHRDLKLTNILLDENMQAKIADFGLSRAFGNDIDSHISTQPAGTLGYVDPAYQRTGNTNKKNDIYSFGIILFVLITGHEAIIRAAGENIHILEWVIPVIEEGDIEKLFDPKLEGEFSINSAQKVVEIAMSCISPNATERPDISQILAELRECLSFEMDHHL
- the LOC25502465 gene encoding probable LRR receptor-like serine/threonine-protein kinase At1g05700 isoform X4; this translates as MLPCISIYTRTRLMIMLPHFLSVLSSVLTILVLIQAQDQSGFISLDCGRPEDANYSSLETGINYISDAKFILDKGVSKSIQPTKEFSRQELEKVRSFPSGVRNCYKINVTSGTKYLIRASFYYGNYDNLNEPPQFDLHFGANVWDTVKLFSNASHITIKEIIYTPSVDYIKPCLVNTGKGTPFISAIELRAMNNTYTAYGTYEPKSVLSLIKRCNLGSTTDIKYRYRKDVYDRNWMPCKLPSVCRRLNTSVKNVNLPIPNIYELPAIVMSTAVTPVNASAPLQFHWDADNVNDQFHFYLYFNEVEKLAGNETREPNITINDNVLKGDFNKFLKVRTVAGATPLTGATRYQISLSRTQNSTLPPILNAFEIYMGKVFSQSETQQDDVDAITNVKDAYKVARNWQGDPCGPGNYMWEGLNCSIDGYSIPRITSLDLSNNSLNGPLPDFLVQLQSLQVLNVRKNKLRGFVPSELLERHKTGSLSLSVDDNPDLCMTKSCGKNDFLVPLIALVVMVSIFLVCWIFRTLKVATCSNSKKRRWMKSKHQTFSYTEILNITDNFKTVIGEGGFGKVYIGILHDRTQVAVKMLSKSSKQGYKEFQSEAQLLMIVHHRNLVSLIGYCDEGEKKALIYEYMGNGNVQQHLLEDYANVLKWNERLKIAVDAAYGLEYLHNGCKPAIMHRDLKLTNILLDENMQAKIADFGLSRAFGNDIDSHISTQPAGTLGYVDPAYQRTGNTNKKNDIYSFGIILFVLITGHEAIIRAAGENIHILEWVIPVIEEGDIEKLFDPKLEGEFSINSAQKVVEIAMSCISPNATERPDISQILAELRECLSFEMDHHL
- the LOC25502465 gene encoding probable LRR receptor-like serine/threonine-protein kinase At1g05700 isoform X1; this encodes MLPCISIYTRTRLMIMLPHFLSVLSSVLTILVLIQAQDQSGFISLDCGRPEDANYSSLETGINYISDAKFILDKGVSKSIQPTKEFSRQELEKVRSFPSGVRNCYKINVTSGTKYLIRASFYYGNYDNLNEPPQFDLHFGANVWDTVKLFSNASHITIKEIIYTPSVDYIKPCLVNTGKGTPFISAIELRAMNNTYTAYGTYEPKSVLSLIKRCNLGSTTDIKYRYRKDVYDRNWMPCKLPSVCRRLNTSVKNVNLPIPNIYELPAIVMSTAVTPVNASAPLQFHWDADNVNDQFHFYLYFNEVEKLAGNETREPNITINDNVLKGDFNKFLKVRTVAGATPLTGATRYQISLSRTQNSTLPPILNAFEIYMGKVFSQSETQQDDVDAITNVKDAYKVARNWQGDPCGPGNYMWEGLNCSIDGYSIPRITSLNLSSSGLRGNISSYISKLTMLQNLDLSNNSLNGPLPDFLVQLQSLQVLNVRKNKLRGFVPSELLERHKTGSLSLSVDDNPDLCMTKSCGKNDFLVPLIALVVMVSIFLVCWIFRTLKVATCSNSKKRRWMKSKHQTFSYTEILNITDNFKTVIGEGGFGKVYIGILHDRTQVAVKMLSKSSKQGYKEFQSEAQLLMIVHHRNLVSLIGYCDEGEKKALIYEYMGNGNVQQHLLEDYANVLKWNERLKIAVDAAYGLEYLHNGCKPAIMHRDLKLTNILLDENMQAKIADFGLSRAFGNDIDSHISTQPAGTLGYVDPAYQRTGNTNKKNDIYSFGIILFVLITGHEAIIRAAGENIHILEWVIPVIEEGDIEKLFDPKLEGEFSINSAQKVVEIAMSCISPNATERPDISQILAELRECLSFEMDHHL